The DNA window CCCTTTCCCGCCCCAGCGCCAGTCTCGACCATCCCAGCATGTGGTCATCATCGCGCGCCACACATCCAGAATCTGTTGCCTAGGTCGGATTCTCACCAGCCGCCGTCCTCACCCCATACCGCAGAAGATGCTCATCGACACCACAGCCCGCGAACATCAAATTTAGCACGACGCAGCACACTCACACCGAGCCGCGGGCGGGGCCGAAGCTTCCCTTCCGTCATCCCCAGAGCAGACCGCAGAGTCGTTGGAACACGGCCCACCGCACAGCATTCGACAGCCGTGGAACCGAATAGCGTAACCACCACAGCGCGCGGCGATCGTCGGGCATGAGGTCGACTACAACGGCGCTCTCGCTCTATCGGGACCGTGCCCGCTGTCGGCAGCGGAAAGGGTATCTCAGAGCATGAGTCGGACCATGTCCGCCGTACGCGCCAAGCCGGGGAAAGCTTCGGGCGTCGACCGCGGATGCAATGCGTGCACAGCAAGCCGAAACATGACCGCGCGCAACAACATTTGCGGCCACTCGGGAAGGTCGGACCAGCGCACGAGCAGACCGTCGTCGGCCCCACCCCACGCGAGTGCGTCGATGACGATAACGCCGGCCGCCCATGGCGCGGGACGCCAATAGGGTGTGATATCGGTGAGGCCGGGTGTAAAGACCCCTTCGAAAAGTACTGTGCCGAACAGATCTCCATGCACCAATTGCGCTGGTGTTTGGACCGGTTTGCGAAGAGTGGCCAGTTGGCCGATCAATTCCATGCTGCGCACACCGTCCGGCGAGGTGGTCGGCGGTGTCCCACCCGCGCGCAGACTGCGCAGCGGCACTGCCTCCCACGCGGCGCGGTCGGCGGCGACGAAGACGTCGACATCCACCCATGGCGCGACGGGCGGCTGCACGAGGAATCGCGGTCGTTCGAGGTGTGTGGTCGCCTGATGTAGTCGAA is part of the Nocardia sp. NBC_00565 genome and encodes:
- a CDS encoding TIGR02569 family protein gives rise to the protein MTSVEPPEHVRATFGLREVTPVSLGDWDGGWRLGDVVLSPVADHARAAWSAKVRETLKVDGLRLARPVRATDGRYVVSGWRADTFLEGVPEPRHDEVVSVSLRLHQATTHLERPRFLVQPPVAPWVDVDVFVAADRAAWEAVPLRSLRAGGTPPTTSPDGVRSMELIGQLATLRKPVQTPAQLVHGDLFGTVLFEGVFTPGLTDITPYWRPAPWAAGVIVIDALAWGGADDGLLVRWSDLPEWPQMLLRAVMFRLAVHALHPRSTPEAFPGLARTADMVRLML